The following are encoded in a window of Roseivirga misakiensis genomic DNA:
- a CDS encoding UDP-N-acetylmuramoyl-L-alanyl-D-glutamate--2,6-diaminopimelate ligase has protein sequence MPQLKDILYKVSLTSVSGDMETEVTTLAFDSRKVEVGSVFVAVTGTQVNGHDYIEQAIAQGAVAIVCEELPRTTIDDIAIIQVKNSAQALGFMASNYYGNPSQKLKLVGVTGTNGKTTCVTLLYHLFRDLGYNTGLLSTVDNKINDEVIPATHTTPDAITINRMLAKMVAKGCTHCFMESSSHAIVQHRIAGLSYAGAVFTNLSHEHLDYHKTFDEYIKAKKLLFDGLPSTAFALTNSDDKRGMVMLQNTKASKHKYALKSMAEFKARIISNTLQGLELDLANQNVWFRLIGDFNAYNLLAVFGTAVLLEEDPEEVLRVLSTVNSAPGRFEQVLTETDITAIVDYAHTPDALENVLLTIKEFRTGNEKVITVVGCGGNRDAEKRPIMAKIACALSDKVILTSDNPRFEEPMEIIKEMQTGVTPSNYKKTLVIEDRKEAIKTASALAEPSDIILVAGKGHETYQEIKGERTPFDDRAILKEMLNLIHKQN, from the coding sequence ATGCCTCAGTTAAAGGACATATTATATAAAGTGTCGTTGACTTCTGTTTCTGGAGATATGGAAACTGAAGTGACCACGCTTGCCTTTGACTCAAGAAAGGTAGAAGTAGGAAGTGTATTCGTTGCCGTAACTGGAACACAGGTAAACGGTCATGACTACATCGAGCAGGCCATTGCACAAGGAGCGGTGGCGATCGTATGCGAAGAGCTTCCAAGAACGACAATTGATGATATCGCGATCATCCAAGTGAAAAACTCGGCACAAGCTCTGGGTTTTATGGCTTCCAATTACTACGGAAATCCATCTCAAAAATTAAAACTAGTTGGCGTAACAGGTACAAATGGAAAGACTACCTGCGTCACCTTATTGTATCACCTCTTTAGAGACTTAGGCTATAATACGGGGTTATTATCGACTGTTGACAACAAGATTAACGATGAAGTAATACCAGCAACTCATACGACACCAGACGCTATCACTATTAATAGAATGTTGGCGAAAATGGTGGCCAAAGGCTGCACACACTGCTTTATGGAGTCTAGTTCACATGCTATAGTTCAGCATCGAATTGCCGGACTATCTTACGCAGGGGCGGTTTTTACTAACCTGTCGCATGAGCATTTAGATTATCACAAGACTTTCGACGAGTATATAAAGGCAAAGAAATTATTATTCGATGGTTTACCATCAACTGCATTTGCATTGACGAATAGTGATGACAAACGTGGCATGGTCATGCTCCAGAATACCAAAGCCAGCAAGCATAAATATGCTTTAAAAAGCATGGCTGAATTCAAGGCTAGAATTATTTCGAACACCCTACAGGGTTTAGAACTTGATTTGGCTAATCAAAATGTTTGGTTCCGATTAATAGGTGATTTTAATGCCTACAACTTGTTAGCAGTTTTCGGTACGGCGGTTTTGCTGGAAGAAGACCCAGAAGAAGTGCTTCGAGTACTCTCAACCGTTAATTCAGCGCCGGGTCGTTTTGAGCAAGTACTAACCGAAACGGATATCACTGCTATTGTTGATTATGCGCATACGCCAGATGCTTTGGAAAATGTGCTGCTGACGATCAAGGAATTTAGGACAGGAAACGAAAAGGTGATTACGGTAGTCGGTTGTGGAGGAAATCGCGATGCGGAAAAGCGACCAATCATGGCCAAAATTGCCTGTGCATTGAGCGACAAAGTCATTTTGACTTCAGATAATCCAAGGTTCGAAGAGCCGATGGAAATCATCAAAGAAATGCAGACGGGGGTCACTCCTTCTAACTATAAAAAGACGCTTGTGATTGAGGATCGTAAAGAAGCGATCAAAACGGCAAGCGCCTTGGCTGAACCAAGCGATATCATATTGGTGGCTGGTAAGGGGCACGAAACCTATCAAGAAATCAAAGGAGAAAGAACGCCATTTGACGATAGAGCCATTTTAAAAGAGATGTTGAACCTAATCCACAAACAGAATTAA
- the mraY gene encoding phospho-N-acetylmuramoyl-pentapeptide-transferase — protein MLYYLFDYLDKEFDLIGAGVFQYISFRAGMATLFSLLITIVFGKKLIQILQKKQVGESIRDLGLAGQMEKKGTPTMGGLIIIAAIVIPTLLFARLENIYVILLLVTTLALGSIGFLDDYIKVFRKNKAGLAGKFKVFGQIFVGLIVGATLYFSDNVVVREFEEPQSTEITEGTDQAIRYNDVKSTTTTIPFVKDNELDYSKLNPTDKEWITAAIYILIVIFFITAISNGANLTDGIDGLAAGTSAIIGLALAILAYISGNAIFSDYLNVMFIPNSGELVIFCTAFVGACVGFLWYNSYPAQVFMGDTGSLSLGGVITVLALVLRKELLIPVLCGIFIIENLSVVIQVSYFKYTRKKYGEGRRVFKMSPLHHHYQKLDIPEAKIVTRFWIIGILLAIIALATLKLR, from the coding sequence ATGCTATACTATCTGTTTGATTATTTGGACAAAGAATTCGACCTGATTGGGGCTGGGGTATTCCAGTACATTTCATTCAGGGCGGGTATGGCTACGCTCTTTTCGTTGTTGATTACAATCGTTTTCGGCAAGAAATTGATTCAAATTCTGCAAAAGAAGCAAGTGGGCGAATCTATTCGCGACCTTGGTCTTGCAGGGCAGATGGAGAAGAAAGGTACGCCAACTATGGGTGGACTAATCATCATCGCTGCCATAGTCATACCCACGCTGCTTTTCGCTCGACTAGAAAACATCTATGTTATACTGCTCCTAGTGACTACGCTAGCATTAGGGTCAATTGGTTTCCTAGATGACTACATCAAGGTATTTAGAAAGAACAAAGCTGGATTAGCTGGCAAATTCAAGGTTTTTGGTCAAATATTCGTAGGCCTAATTGTAGGGGCTACCCTCTACTTTAGTGACAACGTGGTGGTCAGGGAATTTGAAGAGCCACAGAGCACCGAAATCACTGAAGGTACAGATCAAGCCATTAGATACAATGATGTAAAGTCAACCACTACCACCATCCCTTTTGTAAAGGATAATGAACTGGATTATAGCAAGCTAAATCCAACAGATAAGGAGTGGATTACGGCTGCCATTTACATTTTGATCGTCATCTTCTTCATTACAGCAATCTCGAATGGCGCTAACCTAACAGATGGAATTGATGGCCTTGCGGCAGGGACCTCGGCAATTATAGGGCTGGCACTGGCTATTTTGGCGTACATATCAGGTAACGCAATTTTCTCCGATTACTTGAACGTGATGTTCATACCAAATTCGGGTGAGTTAGTAATTTTTTGTACAGCCTTTGTAGGAGCATGCGTAGGTTTCCTATGGTACAACTCTTACCCAGCTCAGGTTTTTATGGGTGATACAGGTAGTCTCTCTTTAGGAGGCGTGATCACTGTTTTGGCACTAGTACTCAGAAAAGAACTCTTGATTCCGGTCTTATGCGGAATCTTCATAATTGAAAATTTATCGGTAGTCATACAGGTAAGCTATTTCAAGTACACTAGAAAAAAATACGGTGAAGGCAGGAGAGTCTTTAAAATGTCTCCGCTGCATCATCATTACCAGAAATTAGATATACCAGAAGCCAAAATTGTCACAAGATTCTGGATCATCGGTATTCTACTGGCCATTATAGCATTAGCCACATTGAAATTAAGATAG
- the murD gene encoding UDP-N-acetylmuramoyl-L-alanine--D-glutamate ligase, whose translation MNRILTILGAGESGVGAALLGKAQGYDVFVSDFGIIAEDFKNELRSAGIEFEENGHSEARILKSNLVVKSPGIPDTAPIVQALRNSGNLIISEIEFAGKFTKAKLIGITGTNGKTTTTMLTYHILKGAGYNVGMAGNVGKSFARQVLTENYDWYVLELSSFQLDDTYELKLEIGVLLNITPDHLDRYDYDFKKYIASKMRIFHLVHLGCHAVYWQDDAHIGEGIASATSGLNVRPFSLSGDAAEITHIQFDRLFYVPFDFEISAPRADISIKGLHNVQNAMAAGNAALLAGVNKEDLLKGLKTFKNAEHRLELVKRLEEVDYINDSKATNLDSVKYALDAFDTPIVWIAGGIDKGNNYSLVEAIVSEKVKALICLGKDNTKLVTSFENIVPTVKSTDDLIKAIRWAKEIAKPGDTVLLSPACSSFDLFDNYEDRGNKFKEAVLNL comes from the coding sequence TTGAATAGAATACTAACCATACTAGGAGCCGGAGAAAGCGGTGTTGGTGCTGCCCTTTTGGGAAAGGCGCAGGGGTATGATGTGTTCGTTTCAGACTTCGGAATAATTGCCGAAGATTTCAAAAATGAGTTACGATCAGCAGGTATAGAATTCGAAGAAAATGGGCATAGTGAGGCCAGAATTCTAAAGAGCAATTTAGTGGTGAAAAGTCCGGGCATTCCTGATACGGCACCCATCGTTCAAGCCCTGAGAAATAGTGGCAACCTGATTATATCCGAGATCGAGTTTGCTGGAAAGTTTACCAAGGCCAAACTCATAGGAATCACAGGAACCAATGGCAAAACCACCACCACCATGCTGACCTACCATATTTTAAAAGGTGCAGGATATAATGTTGGGATGGCCGGAAATGTAGGAAAAAGCTTTGCAAGGCAAGTACTGACAGAAAACTACGATTGGTATGTCTTGGAGCTAAGCAGCTTTCAGTTAGACGATACTTACGAATTAAAATTAGAAATAGGAGTCCTATTGAATATCACGCCAGATCACTTGGATCGATACGATTACGACTTCAAAAAATATATCGCATCTAAGATGCGCATATTTCACCTTGTACACCTGGGATGTCATGCTGTCTATTGGCAAGATGACGCCCATATCGGGGAAGGCATTGCCAGCGCCACTAGTGGCCTGAATGTACGTCCCTTTTCGCTTAGTGGAGACGCCGCTGAGATAACACATATACAATTTGATAGGTTGTTTTATGTTCCCTTTGATTTTGAGATATCTGCCCCCAGAGCAGATATCTCAATCAAGGGACTACACAATGTTCAAAATGCCATGGCAGCGGGTAACGCGGCCCTATTGGCGGGAGTAAATAAAGAAGATCTACTCAAAGGATTAAAGACCTTTAAAAATGCCGAGCATCGACTAGAATTAGTCAAACGGCTAGAAGAGGTCGACTATATCAATGACTCCAAAGCAACCAATCTTGATTCTGTGAAATATGCCCTCGATGCATTCGATACACCGATTGTATGGATTGCAGGAGGAATAGATAAAGGAAATAATTATAGCCTAGTAGAGGCGATAGTCAGTGAAAAAGTAAAGGCTTTGATCTGTCTAGGAAAAGATAACACCAAGCTCGTCACCTCTTTCGAAAACATTGTGCCGACCGTTAAGTCGACCGATGATTTGATCAAAGCTATTCGATGGGCAAAGGAAATAGCAAAGCCGGGGGATACGGTGCTTCTCTCTCCAGCATGCTCAAGTTTCGACTTGTTTGACAATTATGAAGACCGAGGAAATAAGTTTAAAGAGGCAGTACTGAATCTATGA
- a CDS encoding FtsW/RodA/SpoVE family cell cycle protein produces the protein MDKIKAWTDKNIQGDPVIWIVVICLSVFGILVIYSATGSLAYRSAGGNTEKYLIRHSFMVVLALGVMWLAHKVDYRYYSKLTRYALIASVPLLLYAWLYGASHNDASRWIVLPFVGIQFQPSDLAKLALIAALATMLAKRQQNIKDFKESLIPMLAWCGGICGLIAMTNISTAVLLFATCMLLLFIGRVPMKYLAMLAVVGVFAGLIAIKVGQRGTTAESRIKSFVQGTEIPYQVEQSYIAIATGGVMGKGPGNSVQRNFLPEAYADFVYAIIIEEYGIVGGAIVLLLYLVLLYRGMRVVANSDRAFGGLLSAGLSFAIVIQALVNIGVVVGLGPVTGQTLPLISMGGTSLIFTGLALGIILSISRGEREDFSAINGESRNTAKAI, from the coding sequence ATGGACAAGATAAAGGCGTGGACTGATAAGAATATTCAAGGGGATCCGGTGATATGGATCGTCGTGATATGTCTATCCGTGTTTGGGATCCTTGTGATCTACAGCGCTACTGGCTCATTGGCATACCGATCGGCCGGCGGAAATACCGAAAAGTACCTCATTAGGCACTCATTTATGGTAGTTCTAGCCCTTGGCGTCATGTGGTTGGCCCATAAAGTTGATTATCGATATTACTCTAAATTGACCCGTTACGCCCTCATCGCATCAGTACCATTATTACTCTACGCTTGGCTTTACGGTGCAAGTCACAATGATGCTTCGAGATGGATTGTCCTTCCTTTTGTAGGCATTCAATTCCAGCCTTCGGATTTAGCTAAATTGGCCCTAATAGCTGCTTTGGCAACAATGCTGGCTAAACGCCAACAAAACATAAAAGATTTCAAAGAATCATTGATACCAATGCTCGCATGGTGCGGAGGCATCTGCGGTCTAATTGCAATGACCAATATTTCTACCGCGGTTTTACTTTTCGCTACCTGTATGTTACTTCTTTTTATAGGGCGAGTACCGATGAAATATTTAGCCATGCTAGCCGTGGTCGGAGTCTTTGCAGGGCTCATCGCTATCAAAGTAGGTCAGCGTGGAACAACGGCTGAAAGTAGAATAAAGAGCTTTGTTCAAGGAACAGAAATCCCATATCAAGTAGAGCAATCCTATATCGCGATCGCTACGGGTGGGGTGATGGGCAAAGGCCCGGGAAATAGTGTGCAAAGAAACTTTTTGCCAGAAGCCTACGCAGATTTTGTCTACGCCATCATCATAGAAGAATATGGAATTGTGGGAGGAGCCATCGTGCTACTGCTTTACCTGGTATTGCTTTATAGAGGAATGCGGGTAGTAGCAAATAGCGACCGTGCTTTTGGAGGGCTATTATCGGCAGGGCTCAGTTTTGCCATTGTCATCCAAGCGCTGGTAAATATTGGAGTAGTTGTGGGTTTAGGCCCAGTTACAGGGCAAACCTTACCATTAATAAGTATGGGAGGTACCTCACTAATCTTTACAGGGTTGGCGCTAGGCATCATATTAAGTATTAGTAGAGGAGAAAGAGAAGATTTTTCTGCCATCAATGGCGAATCAAGAAATACGGCAAAGGCTATTTAG